In the genome of Rhodoplanes sp. Z2-YC6860, one region contains:
- a CDS encoding substrate-binding domain-containing protein, producing MHPKIRLVAVVLALATALPVAGANAAEIKLMCPAPMRTTITALVEQFEHKSPHKVTIVHTPSKTIIERITAGESFDVSILTAEATDALVKQGKIARRADYARSSIGLGVRAGSPKPDVSSLEGVKRTLLAVKSFARNEGAESGKHMLAVFDRLGIADEMKAKTKAMPVGTGYVAELVVRGEADMAAQQMPELKAVAGIDASPLPKELQQIIVFSAGLSAKPGDPKAAQELVEFLTSAEAAPVLKSKGLDPP from the coding sequence GTGCATCCAAAAATCCGACTTGTTGCTGTTGTCCTCGCACTGGCGACGGCGCTGCCGGTTGCAGGCGCGAACGCGGCCGAGATCAAGCTGATGTGCCCGGCGCCGATGCGGACCACGATCACGGCGCTGGTCGAGCAGTTCGAGCACAAGTCGCCGCACAAGGTCACGATCGTGCACACGCCGTCGAAGACGATCATCGAGCGCATCACGGCGGGCGAGAGCTTCGACGTCTCCATCCTCACCGCTGAGGCGACCGACGCTCTCGTCAAGCAAGGCAAGATCGCCCGCCGCGCCGATTACGCACGCTCCAGCATCGGCCTTGGCGTGCGCGCCGGCTCACCCAAGCCGGACGTGTCCTCGCTCGAGGGCGTCAAGCGCACGCTGCTTGCGGTCAAAAGCTTCGCCAGGAACGAAGGCGCCGAAAGCGGCAAGCACATGCTTGCGGTGTTCGATCGGCTCGGCATCGCCGACGAGATGAAGGCCAAGACCAAGGCCATGCCGGTCGGCACCGGCTATGTGGCCGAGTTGGTGGTGCGCGGCGAGGCCGACATGGCGGCCCAGCAGATGCCTGAGCTGAAGGCGGTGGCCGGCATTGATGCCTCGCCGCTGCCGAAGGAGTTGCAGCAGATCATCGTGTTTTCGGCAGGCCTGTCGGCCAAACCAGGCGATCCGAAGGCCGCGCAGGAGCTGGTCGAGTTTCTGACATCGGCCGAAGCCGCGCCGGTGTTGAAATCCAAAGGCCTCGATCCGCCGTAG
- a CDS encoding TIGR02186 family protein — translation MMRRLATAALALGALLTAGSPVSAERLVATLSRHQVSVTSNFTGTSIVLFGTIEPDTPASRRRTTGYDLVVTVTGPKQTLVARKKERVLGIWTNMDSRTFVNVPSYLAVLTTQPVEQFTTPDTIKQQQLGLDSILLPQQIGPDLGDPGPSDVFRRQFVRLKQEHKLFLQTTNGVTMLTPTVFRTDMALPAEASIGNYDVDVRVFADRQVVARTSSAFEIIKVGFEQFVANAAREYGFIYGLAAAMMAVVTGWFASVVFRRD, via the coding sequence ATGATGCGTCGGCTCGCCACCGCGGCACTGGCACTTGGAGCCCTCCTCACCGCCGGCTCGCCGGTTTCGGCCGAGCGGCTGGTGGCGACGCTGTCGCGCCACCAGGTGTCGGTTACGTCGAACTTCACCGGAACCTCGATCGTGCTGTTCGGCACCATCGAGCCGGACACGCCCGCCTCCCGCCGCCGCACCACCGGCTATGACCTCGTCGTGACCGTCACGGGGCCCAAGCAGACGCTGGTGGCGCGCAAGAAGGAGCGTGTGCTGGGCATCTGGACCAACATGGACTCCCGGACCTTCGTCAATGTGCCGAGCTATCTCGCGGTGCTGACGACGCAGCCGGTCGAGCAGTTCACCACGCCCGACACGATCAAGCAGCAGCAGCTCGGCCTCGACAGCATCCTCCTGCCGCAGCAGATCGGACCGGATCTCGGCGATCCGGGGCCAAGCGACGTGTTCCGGCGGCAATTCGTTCGGCTGAAGCAGGAGCACAAGCTCTTTCTGCAGACCACGAACGGCGTGACTATGCTGACGCCGACCGTGTTCCGCACCGACATGGCGCTGCCCGCCGAGGCGTCGATCGGCAACTACGATGTCGACGTCCGGGTGTTCGCCGACCGCCAGGTGGTGGCCCGCACCAGCTCGGCCTTCGAGATCATCAAGGTCGGCTTCGAGCAGTTCGTCGCCAATGCGGCGCGCGAATATGGCTTCATCTACGGCCTCGCAGCCGCCATGATGGCGGTGGTGACGGGCTGGTTCGCCTCGGTGGTCTTCCGGCGCGATTAG
- a CDS encoding sulfite exporter TauE/SafE family protein — MQIYLPIADLPVDIFLVLAMGLAVGFISGMFGIGGGFLMTPLLIFIGISPAVAVASVASHIAASSCSGVISYWRRRAVDLSLGLMLLAGGILGTAVGVWLFTLLRSLGQLDLAIGISYVVLLSAVGGLMINESVRAILREQRGKPVALRRGGAHTWVHGLPLKMRFKRSKIYVSAIPVWGIGFIIGFVGAVMGIGGGFLLVPMLIYFLHVPTATVIGTSMVLTLITMASATVMHATTNHLVDAVLALILMIGGTIGAQFGARAGQNMRGERLRLLLGLLVLAVGLRFAYQLVVQPGDLYSIRQAGAE; from the coding sequence GTGCAGATTTACCTCCCGATCGCCGATCTCCCCGTCGACATTTTCCTGGTTCTTGCCATGGGGCTCGCGGTCGGGTTCATCTCCGGCATGTTCGGGATCGGCGGCGGCTTTCTCATGACGCCGCTGCTGATCTTCATCGGCATCTCGCCGGCCGTGGCGGTCGCAAGCGTGGCAAGCCACATCGCCGCCTCGTCGTGCTCGGGCGTGATCTCCTATTGGCGAAGGCGAGCGGTCGACCTGTCGCTCGGCCTCATGCTGCTTGCCGGCGGCATATTGGGCACCGCGGTCGGTGTCTGGCTGTTCACCTTGCTGCGCTCACTGGGCCAGCTCGACCTGGCCATCGGCATCTCTTACGTGGTGCTGCTGAGCGCCGTCGGCGGCCTGATGATCAATGAGAGCGTGCGCGCGATCCTCCGCGAGCAGCGCGGTAAGCCGGTGGCGCTGCGGCGCGGCGGTGCGCACACCTGGGTGCACGGCCTGCCGCTGAAGATGCGGTTCAAGCGTTCCAAGATTTATGTCTCGGCGATCCCGGTCTGGGGCATCGGCTTCATCATCGGCTTCGTCGGCGCCGTGATGGGCATCGGCGGCGGGTTTCTGCTGGTGCCGATGCTGATCTATTTCCTGCACGTGCCGACCGCGACCGTGATCGGCACCTCGATGGTGCTCACGCTGATCACCATGGCATCGGCGACCGTGATGCATGCCACGACCAACCATCTGGTCGATGCCGTGCTGGCGCTGATCCTGATGATCGGCGGCACGATCGGAGCGCAGTTCGGGGCGCGAGCCGGACAGAACATGCGCGGCGAGCGGCTGCGGCTGCTGCTCGGCCTCCTGGTGCTCGCGGTGGGCCTGCGCTTCGCCTATCAGCTCGTGGTGCAGCCGGGTGATCTCTATTCGATCCGTCAGGCGGGGGCTGAATGA
- a CDS encoding acyl-CoA dehydrogenase C-terminal domain-containing protein has product MPTYRAPVEDAQFLLNDVFHVERYSNLPGFADASPDVVEAVLSEAGKFSEQVLQPLNRIGDKEGCKRAPDGSVTTPAGFKDAFKQIVEGGWIGISAPTEFGGQGLPMLMTQLVNEFLCSANMSFAMYPGLTQGAIAALIAHGTPEQKAAYLPKMIAGVWTGTMNLTEPHCGTDLGLLRTKAVKQPDGSYKITGTKIFISAGEHDLAANIVHLVLARIEGAPSGTKGISLFVAPKFLPKPDGSLGARNALGCGSLEEKMGIHGNATCVMNYDGATAWLLGEENHGLTAMFTMMNEARLGVGVQGLAMSEVAYQNAAAYAKERLQGRALTGAKFKDKPADPIIVHPDVRRTLMTIRSFNEAARALVMWTAIASDLHRRSDDEKARQTADDHMGLLTPVIKGVLTDQGFANAVMAQQMFGGHGYIVEHGMEQFVRDARIAMMYEGANGIQALDLVGRKLPKDGGRALQAFFAEVQGFVKEKSADAAMKPYVEPVGKALGHLQQATMWFMANALGKPDNAGAGSMDYMHMFGLVALAYMWTRMAAAAQDKLKAGANGAEARMNAKLVTGRFFMERVLPETAAQLARITAGAASMMELPAEQF; this is encoded by the coding sequence ATGCCGACCTACAGGGCGCCCGTCGAGGACGCTCAGTTCCTGCTGAACGACGTGTTTCACGTCGAGCGTTACTCCAATCTTCCGGGCTTCGCCGACGCATCGCCGGATGTGGTCGAGGCGGTTTTGAGCGAGGCAGGCAAGTTCAGCGAGCAGGTCCTGCAGCCGCTCAATCGAATCGGCGACAAGGAGGGCTGCAAGCGCGCGCCAGACGGCAGCGTGACGACGCCGGCCGGCTTCAAGGACGCCTTCAAGCAGATTGTCGAGGGCGGCTGGATCGGCATCTCGGCGCCCACCGAATTCGGCGGGCAAGGCCTGCCGATGCTGATGACGCAGCTGGTCAACGAGTTCCTGTGCTCGGCCAACATGTCGTTCGCCATGTATCCGGGTCTCACGCAAGGCGCGATCGCGGCGCTGATCGCCCATGGCACGCCGGAGCAGAAGGCCGCGTACCTGCCGAAGATGATCGCTGGCGTTTGGACCGGCACGATGAATCTCACCGAGCCGCATTGCGGCACGGACCTGGGCCTCCTGCGCACCAAGGCGGTGAAGCAGCCCGACGGCAGCTACAAGATCACCGGCACCAAAATCTTCATCTCGGCCGGCGAGCACGATCTTGCCGCCAACATCGTGCACCTGGTGCTCGCGCGCATCGAAGGCGCGCCGTCCGGCACCAAGGGGATCTCGCTGTTCGTTGCGCCGAAGTTCCTGCCCAAGCCGGACGGCTCTCTCGGTGCGCGCAACGCGCTCGGCTGTGGTTCGCTCGAAGAGAAGATGGGCATTCACGGCAACGCCACCTGCGTCATGAACTACGACGGCGCGACCGCGTGGCTCCTGGGCGAGGAGAATCACGGCCTCACGGCGATGTTCACGATGATGAACGAAGCGCGGCTCGGTGTCGGCGTGCAGGGGCTCGCGATGTCGGAGGTCGCCTACCAGAACGCCGCGGCCTATGCGAAGGAGCGTTTGCAGGGCCGTGCGCTGACCGGTGCGAAGTTCAAGGACAAGCCGGCCGATCCGATCATCGTGCATCCCGACGTGCGCCGCACGCTGATGACCATCCGCTCGTTCAACGAGGCGGCGCGGGCGCTGGTGATGTGGACCGCGATCGCATCCGATCTGCACCGGCGCTCCGACGACGAGAAGGCGCGGCAGACCGCCGACGACCATATGGGTCTGCTCACGCCGGTGATCAAAGGTGTGCTGACCGACCAGGGTTTCGCCAACGCCGTGATGGCGCAGCAGATGTTCGGCGGCCACGGCTACATCGTCGAGCACGGCATGGAGCAGTTCGTGCGCGATGCGCGCATCGCCATGATGTATGAGGGCGCGAACGGCATCCAGGCGCTCGATCTGGTCGGCCGCAAATTGCCGAAGGATGGCGGCCGCGCGCTGCAGGCGTTCTTCGCCGAGGTGCAGGGCTTCGTCAAAGAAAAATCCGCCGACGCCGCGATGAAGCCGTATGTCGAGCCGGTCGGCAAGGCGCTCGGCCATCTGCAGCAGGCCACCATGTGGTTCATGGCCAACGCGCTCGGCAAGCCGGACAATGCCGGTGCGGGCTCGATGGACTACATGCACATGTTCGGCCTCGTGGCGCTCGCCTACATGTGGACGCGCATGGCCGCAGCCGCACAAGACAAGCTCAAGGCCGGCGCGAACGGCGCCGAGGCGCGCATGAACGCCAAGCTCGTGACGGGCCGCTTCTTCATGGAGCGCGTGCTGCCGGAGACTGCCGCGCAGCTTGCGCGAATCACCGCCGGTGCCGCGAGCATGATGGAATTGCCGGCCGAGCAGTTCTGA
- a CDS encoding tetratricopeptide repeat protein has protein sequence MSGVERELRDINAQLSSLHRPYENAIAALRNEVVEMGRALTDALPRRAIETLEGEVRSLSERIDRSRQAGAEGASLSAVEQELAEVRNALHRLTPAENLVGFEDAVRSLSHKIDTIAQGAIQGTGDPLAFKQLEQAVVQLRGIVSHVASDDTLAQLAAEVRNLSLQFERAATESNSEALTRLEARVASLMERGHVVPPELEVSIRQLSERLDRMQLSQGDRLALEALEDRIAKLSQKLDSSDQRLGQLDAIGRGLADLLVHLQEMKNAGRAMRAAPPAEPSQEPAPQPAPVAAPAPARAQTPVHVQAPVHAKAPAHAQASPLDLIPDMPEEIAPEMVQTEAPQPAPMPAPPPAPKSAAPMAALPMAAAPQPLPAKRAPQMPRGPQLQPIDPNLPPDTPLEPGSGIPRMRPGSAAARIAASEAALSGFRAAAADPASRAAALLAARNAAKSASLDTPLPPSKVREPKKSRGFKWPFSKKAKASVEPQLPPAPAQPVVQPPVQTATPAAPAKPAAAATPAAATAPVSLMPGAELPNADVAELLAPRGWRLGLLVKKLLIAGSVAAIIVGGALMVFNMISSPELPPLPSTDLPDTLEVPANPPASTPSQPAPRGLPNQGSLTPSANPDVTGQIGNGSSPFFDPSTMMMQRPQGGDVTGSIVPKTTPSRSHIAAPAPVATAATAPAGPTGNSAVDALPSSISTIMRQALVANEPGAEYELGIRYLDGRGVPQNAAEAVRWLQRASDAGFAPAQFRLAGLNEKGDGVRKDVQAARRLYLAAAGKGHAKAMHNLAVLYAEGIDGKPDYKAASEWFRKAANYGLADSQYNLAILFARGIGVQSNLAESYRWFSLAAAAGDTEAAKKRDEVATRLDAQSLSTAKAAARDFIAEREPDEATNLRAPPGGWDKVPALPAKPKRPAP, from the coding sequence ATGAGCGGGGTTGAACGGGAGCTCCGCGACATCAACGCGCAGCTCTCGTCGCTGCACCGGCCCTACGAAAACGCCATCGCGGCGCTCCGCAACGAAGTCGTCGAGATGGGCCGCGCGCTGACGGACGCGCTGCCGCGCCGCGCGATCGAAACGCTCGAAGGTGAGGTGCGTTCGCTCTCGGAGCGCATCGACCGCAGCCGGCAGGCTGGCGCCGAGGGCGCGTCGCTCTCCGCGGTCGAGCAAGAGCTCGCCGAGGTGCGCAACGCGCTGCACCGTCTGACGCCGGCCGAGAATCTCGTCGGCTTCGAAGACGCGGTGCGCAGCCTGTCGCACAAGATCGATACCATCGCGCAGGGCGCGATCCAGGGAACGGGCGATCCGCTCGCCTTCAAGCAGCTCGAACAGGCCGTGGTGCAGCTGCGCGGCATCGTTTCCCACGTCGCCTCCGACGATACGCTGGCGCAGCTTGCCGCCGAGGTGCGCAATCTGTCGTTGCAGTTCGAACGCGCCGCGACCGAAAGCAATTCCGAAGCCCTGACGCGGCTCGAAGCGCGAGTCGCTTCGCTGATGGAGCGCGGCCACGTGGTGCCGCCGGAGCTCGAAGTCTCGATCCGCCAGCTGAGCGAGCGGCTCGACCGCATGCAGCTCAGCCAGGGCGATCGGCTCGCGCTCGAAGCGCTCGAGGATCGCATCGCCAAGCTTTCGCAAAAGCTCGATTCCTCTGACCAGCGGCTCGGCCAGCTCGATGCCATCGGGCGCGGGCTTGCCGATCTGCTGGTGCACCTCCAAGAAATGAAGAACGCCGGCCGCGCCATGCGCGCCGCGCCGCCTGCCGAACCCTCGCAAGAGCCGGCACCGCAGCCGGCGCCTGTTGCCGCACCCGCGCCCGCCCGTGCGCAAACACCTGTTCACGTCCAGGCCCCGGTCCACGCCAAGGCGCCTGCCCACGCGCAAGCCTCGCCGCTCGATCTCATTCCGGACATGCCCGAGGAGATCGCGCCCGAGATGGTCCAGACAGAGGCGCCGCAGCCGGCGCCGATGCCAGCGCCGCCTCCCGCGCCCAAATCTGCCGCGCCGATGGCTGCCCTGCCCATGGCTGCCGCGCCGCAACCCTTGCCGGCGAAGCGCGCGCCGCAAATGCCGCGCGGCCCTCAGCTGCAGCCGATCGATCCGAATCTGCCGCCCGACACGCCGCTCGAGCCTGGCAGCGGCATCCCGCGCATGCGGCCGGGCTCCGCCGCGGCCCGCATCGCTGCGTCCGAAGCCGCATTGAGTGGCTTCCGCGCCGCGGCCGCCGACCCAGCCAGCCGGGCTGCAGCGCTTTTGGCGGCCCGCAACGCCGCCAAGTCCGCCTCTCTCGATACGCCGCTGCCCCCGTCAAAGGTCCGCGAACCGAAAAAATCGCGCGGCTTCAAATGGCCGTTCAGCAAGAAGGCCAAGGCAAGTGTCGAGCCGCAACTGCCGCCCGCGCCCGCACAGCCGGTCGTCCAGCCGCCCGTCCAGACGGCGACGCCCGCCGCACCGGCGAAGCCGGCCGCGGCGGCGACGCCGGCAGCGGCGACCGCGCCTGTGTCACTGATGCCGGGCGCGGAGTTGCCCAACGCCGATGTCGCCGAATTGCTCGCGCCGCGCGGCTGGCGGCTCGGACTCCTCGTCAAGAAGCTTCTGATCGCCGGCAGCGTCGCCGCCATCATCGTCGGCGGCGCGTTGATGGTGTTCAACATGATCTCGTCGCCGGAGCTGCCGCCGCTGCCCAGCACCGACCTGCCGGACACGCTGGAGGTGCCAGCAAATCCGCCTGCCAGCACACCGAGCCAGCCAGCGCCCCGAGGCTTGCCGAACCAGGGCTCGCTCACGCCGTCGGCCAACCCCGATGTCACGGGCCAGATCGGCAACGGCAGTTCGCCATTCTTCGATCCAAGCACGATGATGATGCAGCGCCCGCAGGGCGGCGACGTCACGGGCTCGATCGTCCCCAAGACCACGCCGTCGCGCTCGCACATAGCGGCGCCCGCGCCGGTGGCGACCGCCGCGACGGCTCCAGCCGGGCCGACGGGCAATTCGGCGGTCGATGCCCTGCCAAGCTCGATCAGCACGATCATGCGCCAAGCGCTCGTTGCGAACGAGCCGGGCGCCGAATACGAGCTCGGCATCCGCTACCTCGATGGCCGCGGCGTGCCGCAAAATGCCGCCGAAGCGGTGCGCTGGCTGCAACGCGCCTCGGATGCGGGCTTTGCGCCGGCGCAATTCCGCCTTGCCGGTCTCAACGAAAAGGGCGACGGCGTGCGCAAGGACGTGCAGGCCGCCCGCAGGCTCTATCTCGCGGCGGCCGGCAAGGGCCACGCCAAGGCCATGCACAATCTGGCGGTGCTGTACGCGGAAGGCATCGACGGCAAGCCCGACTACAAGGCCGCCAGCGAGTGGTTCCGCAAGGCCGCGAACTACGGCTTGGCCGACAGCCAGTACAATCTCGCCATTCTGTTTGCCCGCGGCATCGGTGTGCAGTCCAATCTCGCCGAATCCTACCGCTGGTTCTCGTTGGCCGCTGCCGCCGGCGACACCGAGGCTGCCAAGAAGCGCGATGAGGTCGCGACGAGGCTCGACGCGCAGTCGCTCAGCACGGCCAAGGCCGCGGCTCGGGACTTTATCGCCGAACGTGAGCCCGATGAGGCGACCAATCTACGGGCGCCGCCGGGCGGCTGGGACAAGGTGCCTGCGCTTCCAGCAAAGCCGAAGCGGCCCGCGCCATAG
- the pdeM gene encoding ligase-associated DNA damage response endonuclease PdeM: MSYTPAAKLTSDTNPRTASGALVLAGVELHADVAGALFWPEHGMLAVADLHLEKGSSFAARGVLLPPYDTAATLARLGALMAHYAPRLVIALGDSFHDGRGPARLADTDRATLKAMQRGRDWVWIAGNHDPDPADNIGGRFAPEIRLGGLTFRHEPGGEERGEVAGHLHPVARVARRGRAVSRRCFATDGVRLVMPAFGAYTGGLNVRDRAFANVFETLSFTAHMLGLERVYAVAAKHCLPD; the protein is encoded by the coding sequence ATGTCTTATACACCGGCCGCCAAGCTCACGTCCGACACGAATCCGCGCACAGCCTCCGGTGCGCTGGTGCTCGCCGGCGTCGAACTGCATGCCGATGTGGCCGGCGCGTTGTTCTGGCCCGAGCATGGCATGCTTGCGGTCGCCGACCTGCATCTGGAAAAAGGCTCGAGCTTCGCCGCACGCGGGGTGCTGCTGCCGCCTTATGACACGGCGGCAACGCTCGCCCGGCTCGGCGCGCTGATGGCGCATTATGCGCCGCGGCTGGTGATCGCCTTGGGTGACAGCTTCCACGACGGTCGCGGTCCGGCGCGGCTGGCGGATACCGATCGCGCGACGCTGAAGGCGATGCAGCGCGGCCGCGACTGGGTCTGGATCGCCGGCAATCACGATCCCGATCCGGCCGACAACATCGGCGGACGGTTCGCGCCTGAGATCAGGCTCGGCGGGTTGACGTTCCGCCATGAGCCGGGCGGCGAAGAACGCGGCGAGGTCGCCGGCCATCTGCATCCGGTGGCCCGCGTGGCGCGGCGCGGCCGCGCGGTGAGCCGTCGTTGCTTTGCGACCGATGGCGTGCGGCTCGTGATGCCGGCCTTCGGCGCCTATACCGGCGGCCTGAACGTGCGCGATCGCGCTTTCGCCAACGTGTTCGAGACGCTTTCGTTCACGGCTCACATGCTGGGGCTCGAACGGGTCTATGCGGTGGCCGCAAAGCACTGCCTGCCGGACTGA